A single genomic interval of Actinomycetota bacterium harbors:
- a CDS encoding ATP-dependent 6-phosphofructokinase has protein sequence MQYDGIELDVQTLGDCTLDSPLSGMLETWRANEHYVGEDDRVLLDDVVGTAAARGVPIEAMPSFEAGGPRRRVFFDGPATSVGIVTCGGLCPGLNDVIRGLVQELTQHYGVRRILGFRNGYQGLAPSYGHLPLELTPQSVTGIIEHGGTILGTSRGSQRADEVVDTLQRLAIDILFVVGGDGTLRGAQRIAEEISARGARIAVVGIPKTIDNDIPYIDHSFGFRTAYSQATETIRAAYVEARSAPGGVGLVKLMGRHSGFIACYAALAKNDADYVLIPEVPFALEGDGGFLDHLLRRVADRGHAVVVVAEGAGQDHVPGAGYDASGNARLGDVGALLKRRIAEHFRYFNAELNLRYFDPSYSIRSVPAGPYDAVYCVRLAHAAVHAAMAGRTCVVVGRWHGRMVHLPIPLAVSKRNQVDPHGDLWMAVLESTGQPRSFP, from the coding sequence GTGCAGTACGACGGCATCGAGCTCGACGTGCAGACCCTCGGTGACTGCACGCTGGATTCGCCTCTGTCGGGCATGCTCGAGACGTGGCGGGCCAACGAGCACTACGTCGGCGAGGACGACCGGGTCCTGCTGGACGACGTCGTCGGCACCGCCGCCGCCCGGGGTGTCCCGATCGAAGCGATGCCGTCGTTCGAAGCCGGCGGACCGCGGCGCCGGGTGTTCTTCGACGGTCCGGCCACCTCCGTCGGGATCGTCACGTGTGGCGGCCTCTGCCCTGGTCTCAACGACGTTATCCGTGGGCTGGTCCAGGAACTCACCCAGCACTACGGCGTACGGCGGATCCTGGGCTTCCGCAACGGGTATCAGGGTCTGGCCCCCTCCTACGGCCACCTTCCGCTGGAGCTGACACCGCAGTCGGTCACCGGGATCATCGAGCACGGCGGCACGATTCTGGGGACCTCACGCGGCTCGCAGCGCGCCGACGAGGTGGTCGACACGTTGCAGCGGCTGGCTATCGACATCCTGTTCGTCGTCGGCGGTGACGGCACGCTGCGGGGCGCTCAGCGCATTGCTGAGGAGATCAGCGCGCGGGGGGCTCGGATCGCCGTGGTCGGCATTCCGAAGACCATCGACAACGACATCCCGTACATCGACCACAGTTTCGGCTTCCGTACGGCGTACTCGCAGGCGACCGAGACCATCCGCGCGGCGTACGTCGAGGCCCGCTCCGCGCCCGGCGGTGTGGGCCTGGTCAAGCTCATGGGGCGGCACTCCGGCTTCATCGCGTGCTACGCGGCGTTGGCGAAGAACGATGCGGACTACGTCCTGATCCCCGAGGTGCCGTTCGCCCTGGAGGGCGACGGCGGCTTCCTGGACCATCTGCTGCGCCGCGTCGCCGATCGAGGACATGCGGTCGTGGTCGTGGCCGAGGGCGCCGGCCAGGACCACGTGCCCGGCGCAGGGTACGACGCGTCCGGCAACGCCCGGCTCGGCGACGTCGGGGCCCTGCTGAAGCGGCGTATCGCCGAGCACTTCCGCTATTTCAACGCCGAACTCAATCTGCGTTACTTCGACCCGTCGTACTCCATCCGCTCGGTGCCGGCCGGCCCGTACGACGCGGTCTACTGCGTCCGGCTGGCGCATGCCGCCGTTCATGCGGCCATGGCGGGCCGCACCTGCGTGGTGGTCGGCCGGTGGCACGGCCGGATGGTCCACCTGCCGATCCCGCTGGCGGTCAGCAAACGCAATCAGGTGGACCCGCACGGCGACCTCTGGATGGCGGTGCTCGAGTCGACCGGCCAGCCGCGGTCGTTCCCGTGA
- a CDS encoding MFS transporter: MTGVRRSGGARSAMPLGAGLKRDHRCDLGPAAPTAAQTSARQRTRKVTLGRGPARKGGDVSGASAGRSYPFPLVLCGVALGPFTFSLLTTAVLPLVPQLVTHFDTTIGSANLVVTMAFLSGAVATPLLGRLGDLFGKRRMLVVALTFAAVGCLLAATTDSLLLLLIARFIQGPGTASIPLGIAVAADLAPPERTRFAIGFLAMSFPLGAVAGFAVGGAVTDVFGNVHAVFWLLAVLSLLAIAVLLWLVPARPAVATGGVDVLGAVLLTAGLLGVLLALSEAGAWGWIAAPTVLSFVAGLVFLGAWVLVGLRSANPLVDIRTFVRPAVLTANLASMATGAAQFVILGAVSAIAQSDPAVAGYGLGLGVFAASLILVPGMASQSLGAVWSSRLMGRHPASLVLAHSLVGVGAVLLAASFWNSSAVALVVVCAVGFPAFGASAASAAVHIVGVVDTSERGVATGMNILLRMIGNAVGLAGMSAIVAAVTPTGSGPPPERGYELALRLFGVLAIASSIPLLRRRASIRPRATEPSSSQA, translated from the coding sequence ATGACCGGTGTTCGTCGATCAGGTGGTGCTCGATCTGCGATGCCCCTCGGCGCCGGTCTCAAACGTGACCACCGCTGTGACCTCGGCCCTGCAGCGCCGACAGCAGCGCAGACGTCGGCGCGGCAGCGCACCCGTAAGGTGACGCTCGGTCGGGGGCCGGCCCGGAAAGGGGGCGACGTGAGCGGCGCGTCCGCCGGTCGCAGCTATCCCTTCCCGCTGGTCCTCTGCGGTGTCGCGCTCGGCCCGTTCACCTTCTCGCTACTGACCACGGCCGTCCTGCCCCTGGTACCGCAACTGGTCACCCATTTCGACACCACTATCGGCTCGGCCAACCTCGTCGTCACGATGGCGTTCCTTTCCGGCGCCGTCGCCACCCCGCTGCTCGGTCGGCTGGGCGATCTGTTCGGCAAGCGCCGCATGCTCGTGGTGGCGCTGACGTTCGCGGCGGTCGGATGCCTGCTCGCGGCGACGACGGACAGCCTCCTGCTGTTGTTGATCGCCCGGTTCATCCAGGGACCGGGCACCGCGTCGATTCCGTTGGGCATCGCGGTGGCCGCGGATCTGGCTCCGCCGGAACGCACCCGATTCGCCATCGGGTTCCTCGCGATGTCGTTCCCGTTGGGCGCGGTCGCCGGCTTCGCGGTCGGAGGCGCGGTCACCGATGTCTTCGGCAACGTCCACGCGGTCTTCTGGCTGCTGGCAGTGCTGTCGTTGCTGGCCATCGCCGTACTGCTGTGGCTGGTGCCGGCCCGGCCGGCCGTGGCGACCGGCGGGGTCGACGTCCTGGGCGCGGTCCTGCTGACCGCGGGTCTGCTCGGTGTCCTGCTGGCGCTGTCCGAGGCCGGAGCGTGGGGCTGGATTGCGGCGCCCACCGTGCTGTCGTTCGTCGCGGGCCTGGTGTTCCTCGGCGCGTGGGTGCTCGTCGGTCTCCGGTCGGCGAACCCGCTGGTGGATATCCGGACCTTCGTGCGTCCGGCGGTGCTGACCGCGAACCTGGCATCGATGGCCACCGGCGCGGCGCAGTTCGTGATCCTCGGCGCGGTGTCGGCGATAGCCCAGAGCGACCCGGCAGTCGCCGGCTACGGCCTGGGACTGGGCGTCTTCGCCGCGTCGCTGATTCTGGTCCCGGGAATGGCCAGCCAGTCCCTCGGGGCGGTCTGGTCGAGCCGGCTGATGGGCCGTCACCCGGCGAGCCTCGTCCTGGCGCACAGCCTCGTCGGCGTCGGCGCGGTCCTGCTGGCCGCGTCGTTCTGGAATTCCAGTGCGGTGGCGCTGGTCGTGGTGTGCGCGGTGGGTTTCCCGGCGTTCGGGGCGTCGGCGGCCTCGGCGGCCGTTCACATCGTCGGCGTGGTGGATACCTCGGAGCGCGGGGTCGCCACGGGCATGAACATCCTGTTGCGCATGATCGGCAACGCGGTGGGGCTTGCCGGGATGTCGGCGATCGTGGCCGCGGTGACTCCGACCGGTTCGGGTCCGCCGCCGGAGCGCGGCTACGAACTCGCGCTGCGGCTGTTCGGCGTGCTCGCGATCGCGTCGAGTATTCCGCTGCTGCGCCGCCGCGCCTCGATCCGGCCGCGCGCAACGGAACCAAGCAGCAGCCAGGCCTAG